ATTGTGACGTGAGGATTAAAGTGTTTCACATTTTGAGCATATTTAAAAAAGGACTCTCGCGTAATGATTAAATAATCGACATATGCCATTTCATGTTCATCTTTAAATGGACGAATCGTGAAATGATCACTTTGAATATTTTCATGAATGATGAGTTCTGTATATGCTGTTTCATCAAAAGGTTGGTAGTTAAAATAAACGACCTGATGATCTTCTTCAAGCATTGAATGAATCAAATTAATATTACTTCTAGAAGTGCCACCTTTTGCAAATATATTAAACCCGAAAATACCAATCTTCATTTGACCGCACGCTCCCAATAAAATAATTCGACAATATTATATTATAAAAATAAAAACAATGCAATTTTCAAAATATTACCACTCTAATAATCTTATATCATAAAATAAAGCATTACTTATTAGAACTGTCTCAAAGCCAATTGATATTATGTTTTAATACAAATATATTCGAACCCAACGATAAACCTCGGAGAATCATTGTCAAAAATATATGGGATTTGAACTATCCGGAAAAACCGGAAAGTTCAAAAGTCAGTTATGGCGAGGGTTTGAGCGTATTGCCTGGGAAATAGTTTGTAAGTATAGAGTGTGTTAAAAATGTTTTGGAATAAATCACAAAACGCAAAGGTTAAATTGACGCGTACAGAGAAATTTTTTGACATATGCATTTCGATTGTAGAACGTATGTTCTGTTTGTGCTATAATGTTTTTAAAAATGTGACAGGAGGCGTGAAAATTGAGTAATAACTTTTTAATGTACCAAACTGAAGACGGTCAAACGAAAATTGAGCTTCGTTTAGAAGATGAAACTGTTTGGATGACTCAAAAATCACTCGCTGACTTGTATCAAAAGAGTATTAAAACAATAAGTGAACATATTAAACATATTTATGATGAAGGAGAATTGACTAAAGAAGCAACTATCCGGAAAAGCCAGATTGTTCAAACTGAAGGAGATCGGGAAGTTACTCGAGAAAGCAATTTTTATAATCTAGAAGTCATTATTGCTGTTGGGTATCGCGTAAGGTCACATCGCGGGACGCAATTTAGACAATGGGCTACAGATAAAATTAATGAATACCTAGTCAAAGGCTTTGTGATGGACGATGCGCGCCTTAAAGAAATGAGAAATATAGGTTCTGATTATTTTGATGAATTGCTAGAACGAATTAGAGATATTAGAGCATCTGAAAAGCGATTTTACATAAAAATAACGGATATCTATGCCACATCAGTAGATTATGATCCTCAAGCAGAAATCACACGAACATTTTTTGCTACTGTTCAAAACAAATTACACTATGCAATTCACGGCATGACAGCAGCAGAATTAATTCAATCTAGGGCCGATGCAGCCCAAAACAATATGGGTTTACAATCATTCAAAGGCGAAAAAGTTCGGAAAAACGATGTCACTATTGCCAAAAATTATTTAACTGAAAAAGAATTGAAGTCACTTAATCGAATTGTGACAATGTATCTCGATTATGCAGAAGATCAAGCAGAAAGACAGCAACCGATGTATATGTCAGACTGGATCGAAAAATTGGATGCGTTTTTACAATTCAACGATAGAGAGCTACTGCATAATCCAGGTAAAGTGAGTAAACAAGTGGCAGATTCATTAGCGCATAGTGAGTATTTAAACTACAATCATGCCAGAAACAGAATGAATAGCCACAGTGATTTTCTAGATTTTATTAAAGAAAATGATGTAAAGTATTTTTCCGACAGTGACTAAAGTTGTGATGGACAATGCATACCCCGAGCTGAAGCGTAAAGCCGATCTCATTGCGAAAGATCATAATCATAACGGTGTAATCCATACTTTAAATGTATTGTTAGATTTGGAAGCTTAAGTAATATTGGTAAAGACACTTCAATATGTCATAAAAAACGTCTATGTTCCCGTGAGCATAGGCGTTTTTATTTTTCATGGAGACTTATTTTTCCACTTTGTAAGCAAATAGTGTCAACACAGTAGAAGCATGTAAGAATTTTTACTAAGTATATACATTCTTTAACTATAAATAACCTAAAGTAGTTAATAATATGACATATCATGTAATGTAGGTACACATTTAGGAAGCTGTTTGTCATAGCAATAGTTTTGAAAGGGTAATTGGAAATAGTTTATTGAAAAATGCGGATTCAAACTAATACAACTAAAGGTTACTTAATACACAATATTGATTTAAAAAATACATATTATAGACCTTTGAAATTTGCTATGTTATTAAAGTAGGAATAGTATCATGTCGTTTGTAAAATAGCGTGTATTGAGATATGGATTGAACAAAAGACATCATGAGAATGAGCAAAGGAGAATGTTTATGAATTCTTGGAGGACGTTATTTAAAATTTTAGGATTAATCTTGTTAATGTTTGTACTTTCTGTTTTTGCACAGAACATTGCGATTTCTTGGCATTTATTGTCATTATTAGGCTTCGAGTATGTTTTACATGGCTTAACGTATGTTGTCGTTGCGCTATTTCTAATTAAATTAATAGCTAACAAAATGTTAAAAAGGCCGCTCTCGTATTTTCGTATTACACCAATTCGTATTTTTCCGAGTAGTATGGTTTTAGGTGTGTTATTAGCCACACTTACAATTGTTTTCTATTTTGTCTTTGTGCCAGGGCATTTTAGTGTGACTCATGTTGAATCAACAAAGGCGTTTTTGGAAATGATTTTTGAATTGATTGTCCTTGGAGGAATTGCAGCGCCGATTGTTGAAGAGGCGATTTTTAGAGGTGTTTTACTGAAATATATTGAAGAAAAAACCAATATTGTCGTTGCGATGGTGATGACGTCTGTCATTTTTGCAATGGTACATTTGTTTAATGGGCGATTAACGGGGATAGATTTTTATTTGTTAATCATCGGTGGCACAATGGTGGGTATACTGTATGCGATTGCTGCTTATCGTTATAATTCGATTTGGGCGAGTATTGTGCTTCATATGTGTTGGAATATAGGATCACTCATTACAATTTCCCCAACTCAAACTGACGATGGATGGATTCAATACGTAATTAATAGTCATAACGTATGGCTTACAGGTGGGGCATACGGCTTTTCCGTTTCTATCGTTGCAATCATAGGTTATATGATTACAGCTATAGTGATTCTCTTTTTAAAAAAGGATAGACATTTTTCAAAATAAAACGTGTTTAAATTTTAGAATGAATGTGACTTTTTATATGAGAAATAAAACATAGCAATACATATCCCATAGTCTCAAAATAATATAAAGCTAAAAGGTAAAGAGGTGAAAATCAGTTTGAAAAAGAATAAGTTCGATTTAATTAATTTAATTTCTATCATCATGTTAGCAGGAATCCCTTTACTGTGCTTATATGTTCTCAAACTTCAAAGCACTACTGTGTTTATTATATTTGGTGTGCTTCTAGTATTGTCTATCTTATTTGATAAAAAAAGAAATAAAGAGGGCTGATCCTTCTCTTTTTACTTATATATAACCGAGTTTCCCGAAAACCCCACACGCCAAAACTATTTTTGAGTGTCAGACTTCTTCTTTTTTAAATCGACATATAGACTAATAACGCTAGAGAAGATGACAGATAACGGACATAACATCAAGTATATGTCGAATCCTCTCACGAAAAAGATAACGGCGAGTATGAATCCAGTCACAATCATTACGATATCAACAATTAAGGCTAATGTTGTTTTAACCAATGCTGTTCCTCCTCTCATATCACTACATCGTCGTCATTATATGTTTAATTTTAAAATAATTATGCTACTTTATACCCATTTTGTGCATTTGTTACATTATATTTTTAAATCTTGTCATGCTATTAATGATCAATAGTGACCTCAGTGACTGCTCATCGGCTATTGATTGTTTTTCCTCCTATATGGCGCCACAGAACGTATAAATCAACGTCTATGCCTAACTTTAAGCTATCATTGTCGATTGCAGTATTTCATCATTTGTGAAAACGCCATTGATGAGAAAAGTAAGAAATGCCGCGTTAAAATCGTCATCAAACCATTTTATGTATTTTTTTAATTTCTTAC
Above is a genomic segment from Staphylococcus delphini containing:
- a CDS encoding virulence RhuM family protein → MSNNFLMYQTEDGQTKIELRLEDETVWMTQKSLADLYQKSIKTISEHIKHIYDEGELTKEATIRKSQIVQTEGDREVTRESNFYNLEVIIAVGYRVRSHRGTQFRQWATDKINEYLVKGFVMDDARLKEMRNIGSDYFDELLERIRDIRASEKRFYIKITDIYATSVDYDPQAEITRTFFATVQNKLHYAIHGMTAAELIQSRADAAQNNMGLQSFKGEKVRKNDVTIAKNYLTEKELKSLNRIVTMYLDYAEDQAERQQPMYMSDWIEKLDAFLQFNDRELLHNPGKVSKQVADSLAHSEYLNYNHARNRMNSHSDFLDFIKENDVKYFSDSD
- a CDS encoding CPBP family intramembrane glutamic endopeptidase → MNSWRTLFKILGLILLMFVLSVFAQNIAISWHLLSLLGFEYVLHGLTYVVVALFLIKLIANKMLKRPLSYFRITPIRIFPSSMVLGVLLATLTIVFYFVFVPGHFSVTHVESTKAFLEMIFELIVLGGIAAPIVEEAIFRGVLLKYIEEKTNIVVAMVMTSVIFAMVHLFNGRLTGIDFYLLIIGGTMVGILYAIAAYRYNSIWASIVLHMCWNIGSLITISPTQTDDGWIQYVINSHNVWLTGGAYGFSVSIVAIIGYMITAIVILFLKKDRHFSK